In a single window of the Panthera leo isolate Ple1 chromosome A1, P.leo_Ple1_pat1.1, whole genome shotgun sequence genome:
- the DIMT1 gene encoding probable dimethyladenosine transferase isoform X1 — protein sequence MPKIKPGTSGRRRDRLKQSRELKSAGGLMFNTGIGQHILKNPLIVNSIIDKAALRPTDVVLEVGPGTGNMTVKLLEKAKKVIACELDPRLVAELHKRVQGTPLASKLQVLVGDVLKTDLPFFDACVANLPYQISSPFVFKLLLHRPFFRCAVLMFQREFALRLVAKPGDKLYCRLSINTQLLARVDHLMKVGKNNFRPPPKVESSVVRIEPKNPPPPINFQEWDGLVRITFVRKNKTLSAAFKSSAVQQLLEKNYRIHCSVHNIIIPEDFSIADKIQQILTSTGFSDKRARSMDIDDFIRLLHGFNAEGIHFS from the exons ATGCCAAAGATCAAGCCGGGGACGAGCGGCCGCCGCCGCGATCGACTTAAACAGAGCCGGGAGCTGAAGAGCGCCGGAG GACTCATGTTCAACACGGGGATTGGgcaacatattttgaaaaatcctCTCATTGTTAACAGTATTATCGATAAG GCTGCCTTAAGACCAACTGATGTGGTGCTGGAAGTTGGACCTGGAACTGGCAATATGACTGTAAAGTtgctagaaaaggcaaaaaag GTAATTGCCTGTGAACTTGACCCAAGACTAGTAGCTGAACTTCACAAAAGAGTTCAGGGCAC gCCTCTGGCCAGCAAACTTCAAGTACTGGTGGGTGATGTGTTGAAAACAGATTTGCCATTCTTTGATGCCTGTGTGGCAAATTTGCCATATCAG ATCTCTTCCCCCTTTGTCTTCAAGCTGTTGCTGCACCGACCTTTTTTCAG ATGTGCTGTACTTATGTTTCAAAGAGAATTTGCTCTCCGACTAGTTGCAAAGCCTGGAGATAAATTATACTGCAGACTATCTATCAATACACAGCTGTTAGCACGTGTGGACCATCTGATGAAA GTTGGAAAGAACAATTTCAGGCCACCACCAAAGGTGGAATCCAGTGTCGTAAGAATAGAACCCAAGAATCCACCACCACCTATCAATTTTCAG GAATGGGATGGCCTAGTAAGGATCACCTTTGTTAGGAAGAACAAGACACTGTCTGCGGCATTTAA GTCAAGTGCAGTGCAACAGCTTTTGGAAAAAAACTACAGAATTCACTGTTCGGTCCATAATATT ATAATACCAGAAGATTTCAGCATAGCAGATAAAATACAGCAAATCCTAACCAGCACAGGTTTTAGTGACAAGCGGGCCCGTTCCATGGACATAGATGACTTTATCAg atTGCTACATGGATTCAACGCAGAAGGTATACATTTTTCTTAG
- the DIMT1 gene encoding probable dimethyladenosine transferase isoform X3 encodes MTVKLLEKAKKVIACELDPRLVAELHKRVQGTPLASKLQVLVGDVLKTDLPFFDACVANLPYQISSPFVFKLLLHRPFFRCAVLMFQREFALRLVAKPGDKLYCRLSINTQLLARVDHLMKVGKNNFRPPPKVESSVVRIEPKNPPPPINFQEWDGLVRITFVRKNKTLSAAFKSSAVQQLLEKNYRIHCSVHNIIIPEDFSIADKIQQILTSTGFSDKRARSMDIDDFIRLLHGFNAEGIHFS; translated from the exons ATGACTGTAAAGTtgctagaaaaggcaaaaaag GTAATTGCCTGTGAACTTGACCCAAGACTAGTAGCTGAACTTCACAAAAGAGTTCAGGGCAC gCCTCTGGCCAGCAAACTTCAAGTACTGGTGGGTGATGTGTTGAAAACAGATTTGCCATTCTTTGATGCCTGTGTGGCAAATTTGCCATATCAG ATCTCTTCCCCCTTTGTCTTCAAGCTGTTGCTGCACCGACCTTTTTTCAG ATGTGCTGTACTTATGTTTCAAAGAGAATTTGCTCTCCGACTAGTTGCAAAGCCTGGAGATAAATTATACTGCAGACTATCTATCAATACACAGCTGTTAGCACGTGTGGACCATCTGATGAAA GTTGGAAAGAACAATTTCAGGCCACCACCAAAGGTGGAATCCAGTGTCGTAAGAATAGAACCCAAGAATCCACCACCACCTATCAATTTTCAG GAATGGGATGGCCTAGTAAGGATCACCTTTGTTAGGAAGAACAAGACACTGTCTGCGGCATTTAA GTCAAGTGCAGTGCAACAGCTTTTGGAAAAAAACTACAGAATTCACTGTTCGGTCCATAATATT ATAATACCAGAAGATTTCAGCATAGCAGATAAAATACAGCAAATCCTAACCAGCACAGGTTTTAGTGACAAGCGGGCCCGTTCCATGGACATAGATGACTTTATCAg atTGCTACATGGATTCAACGCAGAAGGTATACATTTTTCTTAG
- the DIMT1 gene encoding probable dimethyladenosine transferase isoform X2, giving the protein MKGVYPGHCSFVHTNTQAALRPTDVVLEVGPGTGNMTVKLLEKAKKVIACELDPRLVAELHKRVQGTPLASKLQVLVGDVLKTDLPFFDACVANLPYQISSPFVFKLLLHRPFFRCAVLMFQREFALRLVAKPGDKLYCRLSINTQLLARVDHLMKVGKNNFRPPPKVESSVVRIEPKNPPPPINFQEWDGLVRITFVRKNKTLSAAFKSSAVQQLLEKNYRIHCSVHNIIIPEDFSIADKIQQILTSTGFSDKRARSMDIDDFIRLLHGFNAEGIHFS; this is encoded by the exons ATGAAAGGTGTGTACCCAGGACACTGCAGCTTTGTACATACAAACACCCAG GCTGCCTTAAGACCAACTGATGTGGTGCTGGAAGTTGGACCTGGAACTGGCAATATGACTGTAAAGTtgctagaaaaggcaaaaaag GTAATTGCCTGTGAACTTGACCCAAGACTAGTAGCTGAACTTCACAAAAGAGTTCAGGGCAC gCCTCTGGCCAGCAAACTTCAAGTACTGGTGGGTGATGTGTTGAAAACAGATTTGCCATTCTTTGATGCCTGTGTGGCAAATTTGCCATATCAG ATCTCTTCCCCCTTTGTCTTCAAGCTGTTGCTGCACCGACCTTTTTTCAG ATGTGCTGTACTTATGTTTCAAAGAGAATTTGCTCTCCGACTAGTTGCAAAGCCTGGAGATAAATTATACTGCAGACTATCTATCAATACACAGCTGTTAGCACGTGTGGACCATCTGATGAAA GTTGGAAAGAACAATTTCAGGCCACCACCAAAGGTGGAATCCAGTGTCGTAAGAATAGAACCCAAGAATCCACCACCACCTATCAATTTTCAG GAATGGGATGGCCTAGTAAGGATCACCTTTGTTAGGAAGAACAAGACACTGTCTGCGGCATTTAA GTCAAGTGCAGTGCAACAGCTTTTGGAAAAAAACTACAGAATTCACTGTTCGGTCCATAATATT ATAATACCAGAAGATTTCAGCATAGCAGATAAAATACAGCAAATCCTAACCAGCACAGGTTTTAGTGACAAGCGGGCCCGTTCCATGGACATAGATGACTTTATCAg atTGCTACATGGATTCAACGCAGAAGGTATACATTTTTCTTAG